A genomic region of Haliotis asinina isolate JCU_RB_2024 chromosome 1, JCU_Hal_asi_v2, whole genome shotgun sequence contains the following coding sequences:
- the LOC137281595 gene encoding toll-like receptor 3 — MKRLQRPQSLVVVTALFSFVMASTTPLPLQKIMDCHTGCRCRQLKNVTIDMRCRGLNLTGKPLPTPPPQSNSLNTSICLENGTIPELSNNTLLVYSRYRIVFLSLKNNTIVHTDKNAFSSLMHLQTLDLSENFIAEDDLKKSFYGMAKTPIKELNISSMNLTNVSDDFFRHLQNVPNFRLIFRNNTSEFPLNALQAIRQMTSLDFGGNRLKRIDLRNATFPLLQSLDFNNNRFYEFPDFCSSNTFPNLKYLSVQWNGMRYLDRNHYSCLKNLTNFHLNGNLFPELKSNQFSMLPSIFRITLSYVACAMHTVERAVFNNSALKQIFFRKNRIWFREAEINMQIFEGCSSLELLDLNDNIFQVTTESEYTTLLGDLTTLKTLVMGGNGMRFIPHVITSKLTNITSLALYRNSISDLKPNTFENMTSLNKLFLGNNEISTINEQSLPKTLKQLELYGNPFSCTCAMVWLIDWMHKEPKTFGISGKYQFWYNCSSPMNLKGVHLLDLKMSKTSCLMDHDVKIATLTFSILLIVFLVTGTWMYRYRWHIRYFIYMVRYSQRQEVDTGEYEYDAFVAYCAGDRHWVIRNMLPVLEGSENLKLCVHDRDFEVGKLIVDNIVDAIEASRKIVIVLSNSFAESDWCQFELNLIQRHVLENGQRLLLVVMLEEIDTRHVTKAMRAMLQTTTYLMWGEEDYARKAFFNRLRMLLRSPTRDAGNRRLSV, encoded by the coding sequence atgaaaagactcCAGCGCCCTCAGAGTTTGGTGGTCGTTACTGCACTATTTTCTTTCGTGATGGCTTCCACTACACCTCTGCCGCTGCAGAAGATCATGGACTGTCATACTGGGTGTAGATGTAGACAGCTCAAAAACGTAACGATTGACATGCGCTGCCGTGGATTAAACTTAACAGGGAAGCCATTGCCGACGCCCCCACCACAGTCCAACAGTTTGAATACAAGCATTTGTCTGGAGAATGGGACAATTCCTGAACTCTCGAACAACACCCTACTGGTGTACTCTCGGTATCGGATTGTATTTCTCAGTCTGAAAAATAACACAATTGTACACACAGACAAGAATGCCTTCAGCAGCTTGATGCATTTGCAAACGCTTGACCTGTCAGAGAACTTCATTGCCGAAGATGATCTGAAGAAATCGTTTTACGGAATGGCCAAGACGCCCATAAAAGAACTGAATATTAGCTCTATGAATCTTACGAATGTTTCAGATGATTTCTTTCGACATCTACAAAATGTTCCAAACTTTCGACTTATTTTTCGAAACAACACCAGTGAGTTCCCACTGAATGCTCTTCAGGCAATAAGGCAAATGACCAGTCTTGACTTTGGTGGAAATCGTTTAAAACGCATAGATTTGAGAAATGCCACCTTTCCACTTCTTCAAAGTCTTGATTTTAATAACAATCGTTTTTATGAGTTTCCAGATTTTTGCAGCAGTAATACATTCCCAAATCTTAAATACCTGTCTGTTCAGTGGAATGGTATGAGATATTTAGACAGGAACCATTACAGCTGTTTAAAGAACCTCACTAACTTTCACTTAAATGGTAATCTTTTTCCAGAGCTAAAGTCAAATCAATTTTCCATGTTGCCAAGCATATTCAGAATTACCTTGTCTTATGTTGCGTGTGCAATGCACACTGTGGAGAGAGCCGTGTTCAATAATTCGGCACTAAAACAAATATTCTTTCGTAAGAATCGTATTTGGTTCAGAGAAGCTGAGAtaaatatgcagatttttgAAGGATGTTCTTCTTTGGAACTTTTGGATCTCAATGACAATATTTTCCAAGTAACCACAGAATCGGAATATACTACTTTGCTTGGAGACCTCACCACCCTGAAGACTTTGGTCATGGGTGGTAATGGCATGCGTTTTATACCACACGTAATAACGTCGAAATTAACAAACATCACGAGTCTTGCTCTGTATCGGAACTCCATTTCGGACCTAAAGCCAAACACGTTTGAAAATATGACAAGTTTGAACAAATTATTCTTGGGAAATAATGAAATCTCAACGATTAATGAACAATCCCTTCCGAAAACTCTGAAACAGCTTGAGTTATATGGGAACCCATTTTCTTGTACATGTGCCATGGTGTGGCTTATAGACTGGATGCATAAAGAACCAAAAACATTTGGTATTTCAGGCAAATATCAATTTTGGTATAACTGTTCCAGTCCCATGAACCTAAAAGGGGTTCACTTGCttgatttgaaaatgtcaaaGACAAGTTGTCTGATGGATCATGATGTGAAAATCGCAACTCTTACCTTTAGTATTTTACTGATAGTGTTCCTGGTGACAGGAACGTGGATGTATCGTTACCGATGGCACATCCGATACTTCATCTACATGGTCAGATACAGTCAACGTCAGGAGGTGGACACCGGTGAATACGAATATGACGCATTTGTGGCTTACTGTGCGGGAGATCGTCATTGGGTCATTCGTAACATGTTGCCGGTTCTGGAAGGCAGTGAAAATCTGAAACTCTGCGTCCATGACAGGGACTTTGAAGTTGGTAAATTAATCGTTGATAATATTGTGGATGCAATAGAAGCAAGCCGGAAAATAGTCATCGTCCTCTCTAACAGTTTTGCCGAAAGTGACTGGTGCCAGTTTGAGCTCAATCTCATCCAGCGTCATGTGCTGGAGAATGGACAGCGCCTCCTGCTAGTGGTCATGCTGGAGGAGATAGACACACGTCACGTGACCAAAGCTATGAGAGCCATGTTGCAGACGACAACCTACCTGATGTGGGGAGAGGAAGATTATGCTAGAAAAGCCTTCTTCAACAGACTGAGGATGTTGCTTCGCAGTCCAACCAGAGATGCAGGGAACAGACGGCTATCAGTTTAG
- the LOC137281605 gene encoding DNA repair protein RAD51 homolog 4-like isoform X1 has translation MTAIIPGVCSALTQVVVDSLKKIGVKTVTEFVTGDVESFAQRCTIPYKDLVAIRRVLLAQHSAYPVLGHEAYSSACSSLAFFSTGVESLDMILDGGLYTGEVTEVAGEIAAGKTQLCLSSAACVSCQQRVVYVDTCGAFSAERVIEMLQIQGYTQNPEEVMSRIRCFQPHDIFTLFSVLEDVRVQLVKQTDSFYSGLKLLVVDSVTSVIYPVLGGQQMDGHGLMVQLGRTLKMLAVEFSIAVLVSNNVVFGVDGQRVASLGRTWSHVPHTRIIIEKTGRSQHRKALVVKSSRLVTPVSTSFTIPSLEPDS, from the exons ATGACAGCTATCATTCCgggagtatgttcagccttaacGCAGGTGGTAGTTGACTCTCTTAAGAAGATTGGTGTAAAAACCGTGACAGAGTTTGTCACAGGCGATGTCGAAAGCTTCGCTCAAAGATGCACGATACCATACAAG GATCTTGTTGCAATAAGACGAGTTCTTCTTGCCCAGCATTCAGCATATCCTGTACTGGGTCATGAAGCTTATTCCAGTGCATGTTCTTCTCTTGCTTTCTTCTCCACGGGTGTTGAAAG TCTTGACATGATCTTAGATGGAGGTCTTTatacaggggaggtaactgagGTTGCTGGCGAGATTGCAGCTGGGAAGACTCAG CTATGTCTAAGCAGTGCAGCGTGTGTGTCATGTCAGCAACGGGTGGTGTATGTCGACACGTGCGGGGCATTCAGTGCGGAGAGGGTGATAGAGATGCTTCAGATCCAGGGCTACACCCAG AATCCTGAAGAAGTGATGTCCAGAATACGCTGCTTCCAGCCCCATGACATATTCACCTTGTTTTCTGTGTTAGAGGATGTCAGAGTCCAGCTTGTTAAACAG ACGGACAGCTTCTACAGTGGCTTGAAACTGTTGGTTGTGGACAGCGTGACGTCGGTCATCTACCCAGTCCTCGGTGGTCAGCAGATGGATG GTCACGGTCTGATGGTTCAGCTTGGACGCACCCTCAAGATGCTGGCAGTGGAGTTCTCCATTGCTGTACTG GTGAGCAATAATGTGGTGTTTGGTGTTGATGGTCAGCGTGTGGCCAGTCTAGGTCGAACCTGGTCTCACGTCCCACACACACGAATAATCATTGAGAAGACGGGACGCTCCCAGCACCGGAAAGCTTTAGTAGTCAAGAGCTCTCGTCTG
- the LOC137281605 gene encoding DNA repair protein RAD51 homolog 4-like isoform X2 — translation MTAIIPGVCSALTQVVVDSLKKIGVKTVTEFVTGDVESFAQRCTIPYKDLVAIRRVLLAQHSAYPVLGHEAYSSACSSLAFFSTGVESLDMILDGGLYTGEVTEVAGEIAAGKTQLCLSSAACVSCQQRVVYVDTCGAFSAERVIEMLQIQGYTQNPEEVMSRIRCFQPHDIFTLFSVLEDVRVQLVKQTDSFYSGLKLLVVDSVTSVIYPVLGGQQMDGHGLMVQLGRTLKMLAVEFSIAVLVTPVSTSFTIPSLEPDS, via the exons ATGACAGCTATCATTCCgggagtatgttcagccttaacGCAGGTGGTAGTTGACTCTCTTAAGAAGATTGGTGTAAAAACCGTGACAGAGTTTGTCACAGGCGATGTCGAAAGCTTCGCTCAAAGATGCACGATACCATACAAG GATCTTGTTGCAATAAGACGAGTTCTTCTTGCCCAGCATTCAGCATATCCTGTACTGGGTCATGAAGCTTATTCCAGTGCATGTTCTTCTCTTGCTTTCTTCTCCACGGGTGTTGAAAG TCTTGACATGATCTTAGATGGAGGTCTTTatacaggggaggtaactgagGTTGCTGGCGAGATTGCAGCTGGGAAGACTCAG CTATGTCTAAGCAGTGCAGCGTGTGTGTCATGTCAGCAACGGGTGGTGTATGTCGACACGTGCGGGGCATTCAGTGCGGAGAGGGTGATAGAGATGCTTCAGATCCAGGGCTACACCCAG AATCCTGAAGAAGTGATGTCCAGAATACGCTGCTTCCAGCCCCATGACATATTCACCTTGTTTTCTGTGTTAGAGGATGTCAGAGTCCAGCTTGTTAAACAG ACGGACAGCTTCTACAGTGGCTTGAAACTGTTGGTTGTGGACAGCGTGACGTCGGTCATCTACCCAGTCCTCGGTGGTCAGCAGATGGATG GTCACGGTCTGATGGTTCAGCTTGGACGCACCCTCAAGATGCTGGCAGTGGAGTTCTCCATTGCTGTACTG